CTCACCGTCCTCGTCTTCATGGGCACGACGCACCGCATGGTCGGCGCGGCGCTTACGTTTGCGCTCATCGTGGTGTTTCTCGTGACCATGCTCGTGATGGGGGCGACCGGGGTGGTGATCGAGCGGTTCGCCTACCGTCCGCTGCGGGGCCGCCAACGGCTGGCCCCGCTCCTGACCGCGATCGGCGTCTCGTTCAGTCTCGAGAACCTGCTCCAGATCTGGAAGGGGCCGTCGCCGGTGCCGTTCCCGCAGATCATCGCCAACCCGTTCTTCGACCTCGGGCCCGTGAGCGTGGGGCAGATGCAGCTCATCGTGATCGGCTCCTCGCTCGTCATGATGGTCGGGCTGCAGCTGTTCGTCAACCGCACGAAGCTCGGCCGGGCGATGCGGGCGACGGCGCAGGACTGGATGGCGGCCGAGATCATGGGGATCGACATCAACAAGACGATCGCGCTGACGTTTTTCATCGGCTCGGTGCTCGCGGGGGCGGCGGGGGTCATCACCGGCCTGTACTACGGCGACACCTGGTTCATCAACGGGTTCCGGGCCGGGCTCATCGCGTTCACGGCCGCCGTACTCGGCGGCATCGGCAACACCACCGGCGCGGCGCTCGGCGGGTTCCTCATCGGCTTCATCGAGGTCATGACCGCCCAGTACATCGGCTTTCAGTGGGCCGAGGTGACGATCTTTTCCGTCCTGATCCTGGTCTTGATCTTCCGGCCGACCGGCCTGCTCGGCCAGCAGCTGCCGGAGCGCACGTAGGCCCGTGGCCGGGCGTTCGGCTGGGCCGGATGCCGTGGCGCGGCCCGGCGTGCTGGAGCGGCTGGGGCGGTACCGCTTCGCGCTCGGCGCCCTGGTCCTGTTTCTGCTCTACCCGCTCATCGATCACAATCCCGGGCACGTCAACGCCGCCGCCGACGCGGCCGTGTTCGCGCTCCTGGCGCTGGGGCTCAACATCGTCGTCGGCTTCGCCGGACTCCTCGATCTCGGCTACGCCGCGTTCTTTGCGATCGGCTCGTACACGTACGCGCTCTCGGCGTCGCCCTTCTACAACATTCACATGCCGTTCTGGCCGATGCTGTTCCTCGGCGCGATCATCGCCGGCGTCTCCGGCGCGCTGCTGGGCGCGCCGACCCTCCGCCTCCGCGGCGACTACCTGGCCATCGTGACGTTGGGGTTCGGCGAGATCGTGCCGACGGTGTTTCTGAACCTTCCCAAGTACACCGGCGGGACGAACGGCGTGGTGGGCATCGACAAGCCGACGCTGTTCGGCTATAGTTTCGGGTTCAACCCGGTCCCGTACTACTACACGTTG
The genomic region above belongs to bacterium and contains:
- a CDS encoding branched-chain amino acid ABC transporter permease, giving the protein MNWVLFSQQLINSLSLGAIYAVVALGYTMVYGIIELINFAHGDVYTAGSFVALTVLVFMGTTHRMVGAALTFALIVVFLVTMLVMGATGVVIERFAYRPLRGRQRLAPLLTAIGVSFSLENLLQIWKGPSPVPFPQIIANPFFDLGPVSVGQMQLIVIGSSLVMMVGLQLFVNRTKLGRAMRATAQDWMAAEIMGIDINKTIALTFFIGSVLAGAAGVITGLYYGDTWFINGFRAGLIAFTAAVLGGIGNTTGAALGGFLIGFIEVMTAQYIGFQWAEVTIFSVLILVLIFRPTGLLGQQLPERT